In Actinoplanes octamycinicus, the genomic window AGGACCTCACCGCGAAGATCGCCGCCGACGCCGGCCTCGGCCCGGAAGCCCTGCCCGCCACCGACGACCTGGCCACCCTGGCCGGCATGATCGCCAACGCCCGCCTCCTGATCAGCGGCGACACCGGCGTCTCGCACCTGGCCACCGCCTACGGCACCCCGTCGGTCACCCTCTTCGGCCCGATGTCCCCGGCCCGCTGGGGCCCACCCGACCGCCCCCAGCACCGGGCGATCTGGCACGGCACCCGCAGCGAGCGAGGCGACCTCCCCGGCCCCGAGGTCCACCCCGCCCTCCTCGCCATCACCGTCGACGAAACCCTCGCCGCCGCCCACCAGGCCCTCCTCCCCACCTGACCGCAGCCCCGCCCACCCGTCGGCTGGCCCCCAGAGGTGTCTCCGGCCTGTCAAAGCACCCGTGACACCCAGCCCAACCCCCGCAAGGCGCGCCGCGGACCCGCCCCGGCCCCGCTCGCGGTGGTTCGGCTGGGCGTGACGGGTGTTTCGACGGCGGTGAGGCACCCGTGAGGGCCAGCCCAACCCCCGCAAGGCGCGCTGCGGTTCCGGTCCCGGCTGCGCTCGCGGTGGTTCGGCTGGGCGTGACGGGTGTTTCGACGGCGGTGAGGCACCCGTGACAGCCAGCCCAACCCCCGCGAGGCGCGCTGCGGTCCCGGCCCCGGCCCCGCTCGCGTGGTTCGGCTGGGCGTGACGGGTGTTTCGACGGGGGTGAGGCACCCGTGAGGGCCAGCCCGAGCACCGCAGGGCGCGCTGCGGTCGGGGCCCGGCTGGGCTTGCGGTGGTTGGGCTGGGTGTGACGGGTGTTTTGATGGGGGTGAGGCACCCGTGAGGGCCAGCCGGGGGCGGGGAGCGCGGCGGGACGTTGGGTTCGGGCGGGTCTCGCGCGCGGTTGTCACGGGAGTGGGTCGACTGCGGGGGCTGGGCTGGATGGTGGTTGGGGTTGATCTCCGGGACCACCCGCGGACAGTGAAGAGGGTGGCGATCGCTTTGGACGCGCAGCGGCCAGATCGCCGCCCTCGGCCCGCGCGGGAGCATACGATCCGTACCCCGGCGGACCTGCGTATCTGAAGATCTTGGGGTGGATTCTGAGCTTGGCGACGGTGCTGCCGGATTAGCCTCTTGGCATGCCTGAGGACGGCGTGCGCGGGCCCGAGGGCGGGGTGCGGAGCGGGCATGTGATCGTGTGCGGGCTCGACGACGTCGGGCTGCGGACCGTTGAGCAGCTCTATCACGCGGGCGTGCGGGTGGTCGTGGTGGAGGACGACGCCGATCCGCGGCTGGTGCGGGTGGTGCGCGGGTGGGGGGTGCCGATCGTGGTCGGCAGTCCGCGGCTGCGCGAGACGCTGGACGAGGCGGGTCTGCCCGGCGCGGTCGCGGTGATCTGCGTGCTCGCCGACGACCTGCACACCTTGGAGGCGGCGCTGCTGATGCGCGAGCAGCGGCCCGAGGTGCGGGTGGTGGTCCAATTGCGCAACCCGGCGGTCGGGCGGGCGCTGGCCGACATGCGGATCAGCGTGCTCGACGTGGCGGGGCTGTCCGCGCCGTCGGTGGTCGAGGCCTGCCTGCGGACCGGGTCGCACGAGCTGGACCTGGACGGGGACCGGTTCGTCGCGGCGCAGGTCACGGTGGACTTCGCCGGGACGCTGCGGTCCCGGTACGGTTCGCTGGCCCCGCTCGCGGTCACCCCGGCCGGCGGCGGCGAGGTGGTCATCTCACCCGGCCGGGACCATCAGGTGCGGCCCGGCGACCTGGTCACGCTGCTCGGCACGCCGGAGGAGCTCGCCGCGGCCCGGGTGGTCGACCGGGACCGGGAGCGGGCGGATGCCGGGCCTGGGCGGTGGGCGCGCGGGCTGCGGCTGGCCGGTTCGGTGCTGCGGGCGATGGACCGCCGGATCGGCTACGCGTTGATCGCGCTGGTGCTGCTGCTCAACTGTTCGATCGTGGTGCTGCAGCTCGGCTACCGGGAGCCGGACGGCACCCGGATGTCCCTGCTCGACGCGGTCTACTTCTCGGTCGAGTCGATCGCCACGGTCGGTTACGGCGACTTCAACTTCCGGGACCAGCAACCCTGGCTGCGGATCTTCGCGATCGGCCTGATGATCCTCGGGGCCTGCTTCGCCGCCACGTTCATCGCCCTGCTCACCAACGTGCTGGTGTCGATCCGGATCCAGGAGGCGCTCGGCAACCGGCTGCTCGACCGGCTCAGCGACCACGTGGTGGTGGTCGGCATCGGCTCGGTCGGGGTGCGGGTGGTGGAACGGCTGCGTGCCACCGGCACCGAGGTCGTGGTGATCGAGGCCGACGAGAACAACCGGTATCTCGACGAGGTCCGCGACAGCGGGGTGCCGGTGGTGATCGCCGACGCCACCCTGCCCCGCACCCTG contains:
- a CDS encoding NAD-binding protein → MPEDGVRGPEGGVRSGHVIVCGLDDVGLRTVEQLYHAGVRVVVVEDDADPRLVRVVRGWGVPIVVGSPRLRETLDEAGLPGAVAVICVLADDLHTLEAALLMREQRPEVRVVVQLRNPAVGRALADMRISVLDVAGLSAPSVVEACLRTGSHELDLDGDRFVAAQVTVDFAGTLRSRYGSLAPLAVTPAGGGEVVISPGRDHQVRPGDLVTLLGTPEELAAARVVDRDRERADAGPGRWARGLRLAGSVLRAMDRRIGYALIALVLLLNCSIVVLQLGYREPDGTRMSLLDAVYFSVESIATVGYGDFNFRDQQPWLRIFAIGLMILGACFAATFIALLTNVLVSIRIQEALGNRLLDRLSDHVVVVGIGSVGVRVVERLRATGTEVVVIEADENNRYLDEVRDSGVPVVIADATLPRTLDRVQLASARAVAVLTSDDLVNLETGLAVRDRLGERWGRVPVVLRLFDRTLAATVERTFGLGLARSTAALAAPWFVGAALGLDVLATFYVGSRLMLVGRLTVAPGGGLDRLAMRELSARIRVVAIRRAEVLEHPPRRDSRFAAGDQAYLIGPYEELLQVLRRDAADLRRGGRPAGGH